One genomic window of Paeniglutamicibacter sp. Y32M11 includes the following:
- the gltB gene encoding glutamate synthase large subunit, with translation MSMTGVQLNASPHRGEDATSPFTRFADIPIAQGLYDPANEKDACGLALIATLTKKGSHEIVEQALEALRRLEHRGAVGADAGTGDGAGILTQLPDSFFRAVTGIELPEAGRYAAGTAFLPQEPGQRASTITALEELALEEGLTVLGWRDVPVNTESIGATALGSMPYFSQLFLGAAPEHEADLDARVFRIRKRAQNKFGVYFPSLSSATMVYKGMLSTEQLTEFYPDLTDERFESRFGIVHSRFSTNTFPSWPLAQPFRTIAHNGEINTVKGNRNWMRARQSQLASDLLGEVPEELFPICSAGASDSASFDEVAELLMLSGRPIAQAIMMMIPEAWENHASMDADRRAFYEYNSMLMEPWDGPAAVSFTDGKQVGAVLDRNGLRPARYWVTTDGLVVLASEVGVIDLDPSLIAAKGRVAPGKMFLVDTEAGRIISDEEVKSQVAASAPWAQWVNQNKINLATLPDLLHVKHNSASVQIRQRTFGYTTEELRILLAPMATAGAEPLGAMGSDTPVAVLSDRSRLLFDYFTQSFAQVTNPPLDSIREELVTSMLTSIGPAGNLLATGQVSAEQVSLDYPVITNDELAKIANIRGDAGVKLALKVRGLYRPGGGEGELRARLQEICEKVSAAVNRGIKFIVLSDRDSNAQWAPIPSLLLTSAVHHHLLKSANRTKTSLIIEAGDVREVHHVAVLVGYGASAINPYLALESVEEMALQGELGDVSPAKAQANMIKALGKGLLKIMSKMGISTVASYCGAQTFEALGLSQRVVDQYFTGTSSQLGGVGLDIIATETAMRHAGAYPSDLNPDAHRVLETGGEYQWRREGPPHLFNPETVFRLQHATRERRYDIFKKYTQGVDDQAKGLMTLRGLLDFKYSERTPINIDAVEPVSEIVKRFATGAMSYGSISAEAHETLAIAMNRLGGKSNTGEGGEDVDRLLDPTRRSAVKQIASGRFGVTSMYLTHADDIQIKMAQGAKPGEGGQLMANKVYPWVARTRHSTPGVGLISPPPHHDIYSIEDLAQLIHDAKCSNPSARVHVKLVSEVGIGTVAAGVTKAKADVVLVSGHDGGTGASPLNSLKHAGVPWELGLAETQQTLMLNGLRERVTVQVDGQLKTGRDVVIAALLGAEEFGFATAPLVVAGCIMMRVCHLDTCPVGVATQNPELRSRFTGQADHVVNFFEFLAQEVRELLADLGFATLEEAIGQAELLDTRAAVGHWKTAGLHLDKIFTTAGSKPGAARSRTTTQDHGLGKHFDMALIEAAAPALERREKVVLDLPIKNTDRSVGTMLGHHVTRTFGVNELEAGTIDVTLRGHAGQSLGAFLPAGISLTLIGDSNDYVGKGLSGGRITVRADERSSFNAAEQVIAGNVIGYGATSGELFIGGMVGERFAVRNSGATAVVEGIGDHGCEYMTGGTTLILGATGRNFAAGMSGGVAYVLDLDIAKLNPLAVANDDLLLTGPDAEDCTLIKNLLLEHVAHTGSALAASLLADWPLAAVRITKVLPRDYAAVQQARTVAAHEGFDPDSATVWNRILEVTRG, from the coding sequence ATGAGCATGACCGGAGTCCAACTCAACGCCTCACCGCATCGTGGCGAGGATGCCACCTCGCCCTTTACCCGGTTTGCCGATATCCCGATAGCTCAGGGACTATACGATCCGGCCAACGAAAAAGACGCCTGTGGCCTGGCCCTGATTGCCACACTGACGAAGAAGGGCAGCCACGAGATCGTGGAACAAGCCCTCGAAGCCTTGCGTCGTCTTGAGCACCGCGGTGCCGTCGGCGCCGATGCTGGCACCGGTGACGGTGCAGGTATCCTGACCCAGCTTCCCGACAGTTTCTTCCGTGCCGTCACCGGAATTGAGCTGCCCGAAGCCGGCCGCTACGCAGCGGGCACCGCCTTCCTTCCGCAGGAACCCGGACAGCGTGCATCAACCATTACCGCACTTGAAGAGCTAGCACTCGAAGAGGGCCTCACCGTCCTGGGCTGGCGCGACGTGCCGGTGAACACCGAGTCCATCGGAGCCACCGCGCTGGGCAGCATGCCCTACTTCTCGCAGCTCTTCCTGGGGGCCGCCCCCGAGCACGAAGCAGACCTTGACGCCCGGGTCTTCCGTATTCGCAAGCGCGCGCAGAACAAATTCGGGGTGTACTTCCCCTCGCTCTCCTCCGCCACCATGGTCTACAAGGGCATGCTCTCCACCGAGCAGCTCACCGAGTTCTACCCGGATTTGACCGATGAGCGCTTCGAATCGCGCTTCGGCATCGTGCACTCGCGCTTCTCCACCAATACTTTCCCCTCCTGGCCGCTGGCCCAGCCCTTCCGTACCATCGCCCACAACGGCGAAATCAACACGGTCAAGGGCAACCGCAACTGGATGCGCGCCCGCCAATCGCAGCTCGCCTCCGACCTGCTCGGCGAGGTCCCCGAAGAACTCTTCCCGATCTGCTCCGCCGGGGCCTCGGACTCCGCCTCCTTTGACGAGGTTGCCGAGCTCTTGATGCTCTCCGGTCGCCCGATCGCCCAGGCGATCATGATGATGATTCCCGAGGCTTGGGAAAACCATGCCTCGATGGACGCGGACCGCCGCGCCTTCTACGAATACAACTCGATGCTGATGGAACCGTGGGACGGACCTGCCGCGGTGTCCTTCACCGACGGCAAGCAGGTAGGTGCGGTGCTCGACCGCAACGGTCTGCGCCCGGCACGCTACTGGGTCACCACCGACGGATTGGTGGTGCTGGCCTCGGAGGTTGGCGTCATCGATCTGGATCCCTCGCTGATCGCCGCCAAGGGCCGCGTTGCCCCGGGCAAGATGTTTTTGGTGGACACCGAGGCCGGACGCATCATCAGTGATGAGGAAGTTAAGTCTCAGGTGGCCGCCTCGGCTCCGTGGGCCCAGTGGGTCAATCAGAACAAGATCAACCTGGCGACCCTGCCGGATCTGTTGCACGTCAAGCACAACTCGGCCTCCGTGCAGATTCGCCAGCGGACCTTCGGTTACACCACGGAGGAACTGCGGATCCTGCTGGCCCCGATGGCTACCGCCGGCGCCGAGCCGCTGGGCGCCATGGGCTCGGACACCCCGGTGGCGGTGCTCTCGGATCGCTCCCGTCTGCTCTTTGACTACTTCACCCAGTCCTTCGCCCAGGTGACCAACCCGCCGTTGGACTCCATCCGTGAAGAACTTGTCACCTCCATGCTCACCAGCATCGGCCCGGCCGGAAACCTCTTGGCCACCGGTCAGGTCAGCGCCGAACAGGTGTCCCTTGATTACCCGGTGATCACCAACGACGAACTGGCCAAGATCGCGAACATCCGCGGTGATGCTGGCGTGAAGTTGGCACTGAAGGTTCGTGGACTCTACCGTCCCGGAGGCGGTGAGGGAGAACTGCGCGCCCGCTTGCAGGAAATCTGCGAAAAGGTCTCCGCAGCGGTGAACCGTGGCATCAAATTCATCGTGCTCTCGGATAGGGATTCAAACGCTCAGTGGGCACCGATCCCATCGTTGCTGCTCACCTCCGCCGTGCACCATCACCTGCTCAAGAGTGCAAACCGCACCAAGACCTCACTGATCATCGAGGCCGGTGACGTTCGCGAGGTTCACCACGTAGCGGTGCTCGTGGGCTACGGTGCCTCGGCGATCAACCCGTACCTGGCGCTGGAATCCGTCGAAGAGATGGCCCTGCAGGGCGAACTCGGCGACGTGAGTCCCGCCAAGGCTCAGGCCAATATGATCAAGGCGCTGGGCAAGGGCCTGCTGAAGATCATGTCCAAGATGGGCATCTCCACCGTGGCCTCCTACTGCGGAGCCCAGACCTTTGAGGCCCTGGGCCTGTCCCAGCGCGTGGTTGACCAGTACTTCACCGGTACCTCCTCGCAGCTTGGCGGCGTTGGTCTTGACATCATCGCCACCGAAACCGCGATGCGTCATGCCGGTGCCTACCCCTCGGATCTGAATCCCGATGCGCACCGCGTGTTGGAAACCGGTGGGGAATACCAGTGGCGCCGTGAGGGCCCGCCGCACCTGTTCAACCCCGAAACGGTGTTCCGGCTGCAGCATGCCACCCGCGAACGTCGTTATGACATCTTCAAGAAGTACACCCAGGGCGTGGATGATCAGGCCAAGGGCTTGATGACCCTGCGCGGGCTGTTGGACTTCAAATATTCCGAGCGCACCCCCATCAATATCGACGCGGTGGAACCCGTGTCTGAGATTGTGAAGCGTTTTGCTACCGGCGCGATGAGCTACGGCTCGATCTCCGCCGAGGCTCACGAGACCCTTGCTATTGCGATGAACCGTCTGGGCGGTAAGTCCAACACCGGTGAGGGCGGCGAGGACGTTGATCGTCTGCTGGATCCCACCCGCCGCTCGGCCGTGAAGCAGATCGCCTCGGGGCGCTTCGGTGTCACCAGCATGTACCTGACCCATGCCGATGACATCCAGATCAAGATGGCGCAGGGTGCCAAGCCCGGCGAGGGTGGCCAGCTGATGGCCAACAAGGTTTACCCATGGGTGGCTCGTACGCGCCACTCGACCCCCGGCGTGGGCCTCATTTCGCCGCCGCCGCACCACGATATCTACTCGATCGAGGACTTGGCTCAGCTGATCCACGATGCCAAGTGCTCTAACCCGAGCGCCCGCGTGCACGTGAAGCTGGTCTCCGAGGTCGGCATCGGAACCGTTGCCGCCGGAGTCACCAAGGCCAAGGCCGACGTGGTTTTGGTGTCGGGTCACGATGGTGGCACCGGCGCCTCGCCGCTGAACTCGCTGAAGCATGCCGGTGTGCCCTGGGAACTGGGCCTGGCCGAGACCCAGCAGACGCTGATGCTCAACGGGCTGCGCGAACGTGTCACGGTGCAGGTTGATGGTCAGCTCAAGACCGGGCGCGACGTGGTCATCGCCGCGCTGCTGGGTGCCGAAGAATTCGGCTTTGCCACGGCCCCGTTGGTGGTTGCCGGCTGCATCATGATGCGCGTCTGCCACCTGGACACCTGCCCGGTGGGTGTGGCAACACAGAACCCGGAACTGCGTTCGCGTTTCACCGGACAGGCAGATCACGTGGTGAACTTCTTCGAGTTCCTGGCCCAGGAAGTCCGCGAACTCTTGGCGGATCTTGGTTTTGCCACCCTCGAAGAGGCCATTGGCCAGGCGGAGCTGCTCGATACGCGCGCCGCCGTGGGCCACTGGAAGACCGCCGGGTTGCACCTGGATAAGATCTTTACCACCGCGGGCTCCAAGCCCGGGGCAGCGCGTTCACGCACCACCACGCAGGACCACGGTCTGGGCAAACACTTTGACATGGCTCTGATCGAGGCTGCGGCCCCGGCGCTCGAACGCCGCGAGAAGGTAGTTCTTGACCTCCCAATCAAGAACACCGACCGCTCGGTGGGCACCATGCTCGGTCACCACGTCACTCGCACCTTCGGGGTCAATGAACTGGAAGCGGGCACCATCGATGTGACCCTGCGCGGACATGCCGGGCAATCACTCGGTGCCTTCCTTCCGGCAGGTATTTCACTCACGCTCATCGGAGACTCCAACGACTACGTCGGCAAGGGCCTCTCCGGTGGACGCATCACGGTGCGGGCCGATGAGCGAAGCAGCTTTAACGCTGCCGAGCAGGTCATCGCCGGCAACGTGATTGGTTACGGTGCCACCAGCGGAGAGCTGTTCATTGGCGGCATGGTGGGCGAACGCTTCGCCGTGCGTAACTCCGGTGCCACGGCAGTGGTTGAGGGCATTGGTGACCACGGCTGTGAGTACATGACCGGTGGTACCACGCTGATCCTGGGCGCCACGGGCCGCAACTTTGCCGCCGGCATGTCCGGGGGAGTGGCCTACGTCCTGGATTTGGACATCGCGAAGTTGAACCCGCTGGCCGTGGCCAACGACGATCTTTTGCTCACGGGTCCCGACGCCGAGGATTGCACACTGATCAAGAACCTGCTGCTTGAACACGTGGCACACACCGGTTCGGCCCTGGCCGCAAGCCTACTGGCCGACTGGCCGCTGGCCGCGGTACGCATCACCAAGGTACTGCCACGTGACTACGCGGCAGTACAACAGGCACGCACCGTTGCCGCTCACGAAGGATTCGACCCCGATTCAGCAACCGTCTGGAACCGGATTTTGGAGGTGACCCGTGGCTAA
- a CDS encoding glutamate synthase subunit beta: MANPRGFMEVRDRVTPPKRPVSVRIMDFKEVTERQDAQVLTQQAGRCMDCGIAFCHNGCPLGNLIPEWNSLVHQGRMTDASERLHATNNFPEFTGRLCPAPCESSCVLGINQPAVTIKQIEVEIADTLLAAGPLEPLLAVRHTDRRIAVVGSGPAGLAAAQQLTRAGHTVAVYERDDKPGGLLRYGIPDFKMGKDVLDTRLAQMEAEGTVFLTGVAVGTDIAFDQLNRLYDAVIVATGATVPRDLPVPGRELDGVHYAMEYLVQSNEVVAGEREALAIDAKGKHVVILGGGDTGADCLGTAIRQGAASVTTLAIGAQPALERPAHQPWPMAPTLFEVQSAHEEGGERSYLAATVNFSGEHGSVMGVTVAETEFVNGQRLPKPGTERVIPADLVFLALGFTGPETAGLMEQANTEFDDRGSVARDGYYMTNTPGVFVAGDAGRGQSLIVWAIAEGRSCAAAVDKYLMGETRLPAPVAPTDRAISML; encoded by the coding sequence GTGGCTAATCCACGTGGATTCATGGAGGTGCGCGACCGCGTTACCCCGCCCAAGCGTCCCGTTTCGGTGCGCATCATGGACTTCAAGGAGGTCACCGAGCGTCAAGATGCTCAGGTGCTCACCCAGCAGGCCGGCCGCTGCATGGACTGTGGCATTGCCTTCTGCCACAATGGCTGCCCGTTGGGCAACCTGATTCCGGAATGGAATTCCCTGGTTCACCAGGGTCGGATGACCGATGCTTCCGAGCGTCTGCATGCGACCAATAACTTCCCGGAATTCACCGGTCGGCTTTGCCCGGCTCCGTGTGAGTCCTCCTGCGTGCTGGGCATCAACCAGCCCGCCGTAACAATTAAGCAGATTGAAGTCGAAATCGCCGACACGCTGCTGGCCGCGGGTCCGCTTGAGCCGCTGTTGGCCGTGCGCCACACCGACCGCCGCATTGCGGTGGTTGGGTCGGGCCCGGCGGGGCTGGCGGCAGCTCAGCAGCTGACCCGCGCCGGACACACCGTCGCGGTGTATGAGCGCGACGACAAGCCCGGTGGGCTGTTGCGTTACGGCATCCCCGACTTCAAGATGGGCAAGGATGTCCTGGATACCCGTCTGGCTCAGATGGAAGCCGAGGGCACGGTGTTCCTCACCGGCGTGGCGGTGGGTACCGACATCGCCTTCGATCAACTGAATCGGCTGTATGACGCGGTCATCGTGGCCACCGGTGCCACGGTTCCGCGCGATCTCCCGGTCCCCGGGCGTGAGCTTGATGGGGTGCACTACGCCATGGAATACCTCGTTCAGTCCAACGAGGTGGTTGCCGGTGAGCGCGAGGCATTGGCTATCGACGCCAAGGGAAAGCACGTGGTAATCCTCGGTGGCGGCGACACCGGCGCGGACTGCTTGGGTACCGCCATTCGGCAGGGAGCTGCCAGCGTGACGACCCTGGCGATTGGTGCTCAGCCGGCGTTGGAGCGTCCCGCGCACCAGCCGTGGCCCATGGCACCGACCCTCTTTGAGGTCCAGTCGGCTCACGAAGAAGGCGGTGAGCGGTCCTATTTGGCCGCAACAGTGAACTTCTCCGGCGAGCACGGAAGCGTGATGGGTGTTACAGTTGCAGAGACCGAGTTTGTAAATGGTCAGCGCCTTCCAAAACCAGGTACCGAGCGAGTTATTCCCGCCGACCTCGTCTTCCTGGCTCTCGGGTTCACCGGACCGGAGACCGCAGGACTCATGGAACAGGCCAACACCGAGTTTGATGACCGGGGCAGCGTCGCCCGTGATGGTTACTACATGACCAACACCCCGGGGGTGTTTGTGGCTGGCGACGCCGGACGCGGACAATCCCTGATCGTGTGGGCCATAGCCGAGGGACGTTCCTGTGCCGCGGCCGTGGACAAATACCTGATGGGCGAAACCCGCCTTCCGGCCCCCGTTGCACCAACGGATCGGGCCATCAGCATGTTGTGA